In the Urocitellus parryii isolate mUroPar1 chromosome 1, mUroPar1.hap1, whole genome shotgun sequence genome, AAACAGCTAAAACAGAATTATAACAAATACAAATTATAGTGGTTAGAGCTAAATAATTATGTATCTTTAAATACATAGTAATAGTAATCTGTTTGATTAGtctgtatatgtatttttgaagTTAGTTCATTCTTATAccctacataaaaaaaaaaaaatgcctgtatGCTTTCCCATCTTTCTACTAAAGGTaggtaaaaaaatataataaaatatgaacatcGTACTGCATTTTGAGAAATTGGTAGGAGTGGAGAAAGGGATGttaaaatattggaaacaaactaaaaagcaaTCAAAAATTTATGGGGAAATAAGTGTAAAggcagaaagttttttttttaaatctaatattttGTTCTGTTATACTAATTTGTCATCATTTGAACAGTTTAAATGTAATTAAACAATTTGAATACCATAAGTCAGTGTTTTTTGAGTCCAAAATTGTGGAGCCCTTCTATGTTGGTTTTGTATCcttaaaattcagtttatttaGAAATGGTGAAGATCAAACACAGATGAGAATGAGTAGTTAACTGAGATCATGCTTGTTTTCAAGGCATACCCAAGATAACTTTGTGAAACAATTTGAAGTTATTTCTTTATCTAATTTATTTGAGACATTATTTGGTAACGTGTATTAAAATTGTCACattatgaaatacttttttaatgtggttaAATATTAgtcataaaattatatgaataatcTTTAacagattgattttatttttatacaatttcattgtttatctatttattttagatttcctttccTGGATGAAAATGTTGTCTCCTTTCTAAATTCACTACCGATTTGGGAAAAGGCAAACTTGACTCTACCCCGGGGAGTtggtgaaaaattaattttacgtCTTGCAGCTGTAGAACTTGGTCTTACAGCCTCAGCTCTTCTACCAAAACGGGCCATGCAGTTTGGATCTAGAAttgcaaaaatggaaaaaaataacgaAAAAGCGTCTGATAAATGTGATAGACTCCAAACCATTTCTTCAGaaaacctttcttttaaaaaaggagattaaATCATAATGTCATAATcacaatgtaacaatattttATGAGtgatagttttataaaaataaaatattctactttATTATTGTATAATGTAGTGATTTTAAGTTTTTGGGgtgaatttttacttttcctgTCACAAAGGTCCTAAAACTCTTAGAATTCCAAACGATGAGTGTCTTATTACTTACCCTGAGCCCCTTTTAATCACACTTGTGTTCAGATGTCTTGTGGTGGGGTTCCCTACGTAATCTCAGGATGAGGCTGGCCACTAGAAAGACCACGTATTAGAGAGTCGTTTTGATCCCTGCCTACCAATTTCTGGACTGGGATGAGGTAGACTGGAAATAAGCTCTATAAATAATCTTGAAAGATTTGTTGAGGCTGGATGTGATGGCTCAGGCTGTAAtagatgtgtaataagaattgtaatgcaaaacaacaaaaaacaaagtatatgtataaagacatgaattgatgtgaacacactttatatacaaagatgaaaaattgtgttctatatgtgtaataagaattgtaatgcattctgctgtcttgtatttaaaaaaataaaatcaattaaattccaaaaaagtacaagaaagaaaataaagaactgaattcaataaagtagaaaattattaacaatgggggaaaaaaaaacagggctggggatgtggctcagtggtcaagtgtccctgagttcaatccctagtacccctgcaaaaaaaaaaaaaaaagattttccagtTTGGAAGTACTGAGAGGATGGCAAGACCAgagattccccccaccccaccccccacctgctgATGCCAACTCAATGCCCTGCCCTATGCATCTCTTCCATCTGGCTGTTCCTGAGTTATATCCTTTATAACAAACCAGCAATGTAAATAAAGTGTTTCACTGAGTTTTGTAAGCCATTCTAGCACATTATTGAAACGGAGAAGGGGGTTGTGAGAAGCCCCAGTTTGTAGCTGGTTGGTCAGAAGTGCTGAGGACCTAGCAGCAGTCTTCTGGATTTGAGTCCTTAACTTGTGGCATCCATCTGACATTAACTCTGGGTGAGGTCAGGATTGAATTATATTGTAGAACACCCAGGTGATATTCAGAGAGTTGGAGAATTGATTGGTGTGGGAAAAACAAACCCACAACTGGTATCTGAAGTGTTGTATGAGAATATAGAGAAACTGAGTTTGTTTTCTGGACTTTTCACGGCAATTACTTCTAGAAATAACTCAATTTGCTATTGTTATTGTCAGGGATCTTGGTTTAGATAGGAGTCTGACAGATGAGAGAACTAAGGTTTTGAGAAGCTAAACAGTTTGTATGAGATCCACACCAGTgaataattcttttgaataataaCATCTCTTTAGATAGCTCATTTTCAAGAACTGCCTCATTCTAGCACTAGAAGTTCTTGGTTTAAGTAAAAggaattgatatatatataaatatatatatatattttctggagactggaagtcgaATATCAAGGTGTCAGCCAGGTTGCTTCCTTATGAGCTCTCTCTCCTTGGGTCACAGTTGGCTACCTCCATGTGTcctcacagtgtgtgtgtgtgtgtgtgtgtgtgtgtgtgtgtgtgtgtaacttacCTATAGCTAAACCACTCTTCTTTGCAGGGGGTGAGAGGGAATGTCCATCTAGCTATCAAAAGACtttgtctccttccatttccatgcaatttcccttctctctccctttccctcccacctctcatccttgtttaatgttggtcttcttctcgtgctcttcttccctagtctgttcttagttactctccttatatcaaaggagactggaaggagaccctcagggttatacaaaattacatacaagaggaagtgaggggaaagggaaaaacagtacaagggggaggaatgaattacagtagtgggggtagagagagaagaagggaggggaggggaggggaggggggatagcagaggataggaaaggcagcagaatacaacagacatgagtatatcaatatgtaaagcaatgaagtgtaactgatgtgattctgcaagctgtatacggggtaaaatgggagttcataacccgcttgaatcaaaatgtgaaatatgatatatcaagaactatgtaatgttttgaacaaccaacattaaaaaaaataaattaaaaaaaaagaaaatatgtctaagtagagggaaaaaaaaaagactttgtctCTACCTGTTTTCTGTATCtctagttgttatggtttggatattaaatgtcccccaaaggtttaTGTGTTAAAGATCTTGGTCCATAGCTGATGGCAgcgtggaacctttaggaggtcaGACTGAATGGAGGGAAgtcaggtcactggggacatggccTTGAAGGGGATAGTATGACCCTGGCCTCTTCCACTTTCTTATGACTTCCCAGCAGCCATGAGGGGAACAAGTTTCCTCTACCATgtgcttcccaccatgatgtactgccttgccACAGATCAAAaggcaacagggccaagtgaccatatACTAAAACCTCAAAAATCATGAGCAGAACTAAATCTTTTTCTCTAAAGTTGTTTATCTTAggaattttgttacagcaatggatAGCTAACACCCTTTTTGCATTTTGGAAACTTTATGCTCTTTTTGATATCTTTAGCCTCTTACTCTCTCAGATTCTTTCTGTCATCATTTTTAATGTTGTaatctatgtatttattaatttaaatgcaTATCAGATCCTCCATCTTTCTCtacttctcatcttttttttttttctttttcttggtattggggattgaacccagggacacattTTATCACTGTGCTACATTTCCAGttttgagggtcttgctaagttgcttagggcctcactaagttgctgaggctggcctcaaacttgtgatccttctgtcttagcctcccaagctgaggggattataggtgtgtgccactgtaccttgCTTCTACCTGCCATCTCTTGCCTCCCATCCACACTTGCTGTCTTCACATTTTAATCTGTTAAATCCAACCCAACATCCACCCACATTACTCAACCAATTACTCAACATCCACCCACATTACTCAATCACCACACCAACATCACTGGAAACGGTCCTCTAATTGTGCTAGTATCCTTTCTGGATCTGgccattattttgattttttttaatcacaatatGAAATTTTAAGATATTGACAAATAGAAGCCTGTCAAAAGCTTTCACATGCTCTGCCTATATTCCTTGGAAAATGCAGTGGGCAAATCAGTCTTAGATATTACCTGCATAGCTTTCATCCCTCCATCTAAAAGCAGGTAAGTTCAAGAATCTCTATGGTGCTAAGCACAAAATTGACATTGCTTGTATCAGGAGTAGATGAACTTACGAGGTGAGTCCCATAATCTAGAGTTGAATATGATAATTACCATTATAATAATACAGTCCCAAACTGAAGACATTGTTTCATTCTGCTATATGCCAGGCAACATTCTATGAGCTTTATATGAATTGTTTATAGTAATGTAATCAGTAAAACCTCTGTAAGAATTTCTGGGTTATCtgcttcagtgtgtgtgtgtgtgtgtgtgtgtgtgtgtgtgtgtacattcatGCATTTAATCCACAGGAGTCCTGGTTTACAGCCTTCTTGCAATTTAATCTTATGAACGTTGGGATGAAGTTCTGTATTAATCTTTAAACAAAGGAATAAATCTTTCCCAAGATTTGAGGAACATAGAACAAACGATTTTGTTACCTGAACAAAAAGCCTTTAACAAGAAGAATTTACGTATAGGGTTCATATTTCTTATGTGCAAACACAAATCGCTTAAAAGGAGATAGTGATGTTTGACATCACTTGTCTTGGAATAgctattacatatttattaatattcattataaTAATGACATGGTTGGTGTAAAAGATATTCTGCCCCAAACAGTCATCAAAGACCTCCATGTTACTAAATTCAGAAAAGAGTTTCAATTTCTCATGTCTCCTGATCTGGCAGCAGCATCCAATGAAGCTGGCCATTCCCTAATTCTTGAAACATTTCTCTAGGTCTCTGTGACCAATTTTGATTttcctcctgccttccctcctgACTTCAATTACCATAAGCCTGCCCAAATTTATACACCTTACCCCAACTGCCGTTCTTAGCCCAGGTACAAGACATATTTTACTAATCTCTTTCTTTCAGGTACTTTGGGGTGAATTGTGTCCACAACTGAGTTCATAATCCTGTCCTGACACCCTATGGCTCCTGACAGAAGTTCCAGAGTGGCTTTGACACCACTTTTTCAAGGACTATTTaatatattacaaatagactaccTCATTATTTCTCAAATCCATTCACAATGTTGACACCTTCATATCCAGTACCACCACCTTAGCCCAGTATTTTAGAATAAGTTCAAAATCATGATCTGTCCCTCACCTACCTCTGCAATCTCATTTTATGACCATATCTCTTGTTCACTATACATGGTTTTACTCTGTTTCACAAAAATGTCAACCTTTTTCTTGTTCTTCACCAACTGTCCCCTGTCCCTGAAAAGCTACTTCAATTCATGCTTCGATAGTTCTTTGTCATCTTATAGGCCCATTTAAAAGTAACTTCTCAGGCAGCCTTTTCCAGTTCAGTGGTATAAGTGAACTTTCTTTCAAGTACTGTCATTGCATCTTAAATTAACTACATTGGCAAGTGCACCTATTATCTGTTTAATTGAGAGATCCTGGGGGTTTTGTGTTTGTTGGCCCTGTTTTCTAGGGTCTCCAGCTTCTAACAAGAGTGCCTGGTTCAATAACTGAAGTTCCATAAATGCTtactgaatgaaaaaataatgaaggtgGGATTCTAACTAGGGACTTCTCACAGCCTGGGGCTTTTGCCTCTGCCactctgtggtgtgtgtgtgtgtgtgtgtgtgtgtgtgtgtgtgtgtgtgtgtgtgtgtgttagcagAAACAGTAGCACAGTGCCCAGAGATTAAGGCTGGACTGAATTCTAGAAAGAGGTCAGGTGGTTCTTCAACACAGTGCAATCTGAGCAGTGACAAATGACCACAGGCTGGCTGTGGACAGTGTGGCAGGATACACGCGAGAGTTCTCCAACCGGTTGCCCCAGTTCTCGCGCGAGCTCACCTGGGGCGCCTCCGGCTTCTCCCAAGGCCTGTGGACCAACGGCTTCCACCCCAGTCCTGGCACCAAGAGCCCGGTGTCTGCGGGCCAGCAGAgccacagagcagggaggagacACCCCCACACCCAACAGGCCTTCCGTGCCAGGAAGTTCCTCTCAGAGTCTTTCTGGAGCTTCCCTAGCTTGCTCCTCCTGGTCGGAGGTCCTGTGGGTGAACTCCAGAGCTAGCAGGAAGCATCGCCAGGAAACTACCGGCTCCGGCTTCTCCGAATACTCGGGGAACCATGGCGGACACAGCTTCCCTTGCCTAGAGGAGAAAACAATTACTTCCTAGTAAGCGTCTGCCCTTTCCTTGCCCTTTTCAGTGGCCGTGGCAGAGGCGACCTGGTGGTGACCCTAGGTTTTGGCCTTGAGTATGGACACACCTGGTCTCTGATTTTGAGAGGTGTGAAACCTTAGGCATGTGGTGAAGTGGGCAGAATGATTCCTATCTTGCTGAGCTGAGATCTCCGAGTGTGATGCCCACATTAGCAGCTCTCTAAAGCTGCAATTAAtttaagattgaaaaaaaaaaatgtaatggctgaccatgaaaaaaaaatcgaccttaaaaagataaaaggtacAAATTTTTCTAGGAAAATCCAGCTTCATTCCTTtagtaaattttattgtttttctttccttttaatccATTGCAGAAAACTTCAAAAAGGACACACTACATTTACTTAGAAATGTTAAGATTGTCCAAAAAAGGAATACCCAGATTTGATCAAGTTCAAGATGAAGAAATTTACCTGGAAAATTTAGCAGTACAGAGAAATGCTTctgctttttttgaaaaatatgaccGGAGTGAAGTACAAGAGTTACTAACTACAGCACTAGTTAGCTGGTTGTCTGCCAAAGATGATGTTCGCTCTCCACTGGACATACCATGTGGACTTATGAGTCAAATGAATAACGTGGGCTTCTCCACAGCAATCTTACTGACTCCTATGGACCCAAGGGCCCTATTAGACTACAGAGAAGTCCATCAGATCATAAGGGAATTGTCTGTTGGAATTTATTGCTTAAATCAAATCCCTTCAATCAGTTTAGAAGCTAATTATGATCAGAGTTCTTCTTGCCAGTTACCTCCAGCTTATTATGATACCAGAATTGGGCAAATTCTGATCCATATTGACTATATGTTGAAAGCACTGTGGCATGGAATATACATGCCCAAAGAAAAACGAGCCCGATTCTCTGAATTGTGGCGCACCATTATGGACATTGATCCAGAGGGGAAACCTCAAACAAGTAAAGATATTTTTGCAGAGTTTAGTTCAGCAGGTAAGAGAATTtaatacttcttatttttattagaaaccaTTTTTAGAATCATTTACTTTTGGCTCAGCTtatattgcctttattttttgatataaaTTTCTAGTTATAGCAGTCATTTCTAAAAGATTTAATTCCAAGGACTATTTTCAATAAAACGTTTTTTTTAGAAATGCCACCAAGATGCCAAGCATCTTGCCTCTTTCATCTTAATCTCCTTACTGCCGAATGGATCAGACTCCAAACCACCTGATAATTTCCAGTTTGTACTTTTTAATCTTATGGAACCTAAGCAGGAAAATCAGTAATAGAACCAAGAAAAGAGTAGAACTTGAGGGCAATGAGAAAAATCTCCaaacttgaaaacaaaatgatTACCAGAGTGGTTAACTTTTCACATTATGGTTTTTTTTATAAACctcaaaaaaatgaattatgtaaGAATCCAAGTTGAGAATGAATATGCACTAGCAAAACTAGATCTTGGTATTTTAGTAACATTAGGTTTCATGAAGCTTTTCttagttcatttaatttttatttcttcctcatcaAGGCTATACTTTCTATAGCCTGAATATAAACAATAGATTCTACTTAATCTTGTTGGATCTACATCagcttatataattttttatcaaagtttttaaaaaacgttTTATTTATGATACCTTTGCAGAAGGTCCAgtagaataaggagaaaaataggACATGAGTGTCCCAAATCTTGCTGCCAACTATTTTCATTGATCAAATATATCTAATAACTTTCTAGTTGATTTCCAGAGTTTCTGCATaggcttaaaaaataaatctcaattttTGTACATCTGCATTGTAATTTCATCTGACTGGAGGAGAGACCATAGTGATAGACTTTATCAtatctgaaactaaaaaaaaagatgacagccCATCCTTCAGCAATTCAGATGTTTCCTTCTTagctattctttttatttattattatttttgcataaaCTTACTGAGGCAGGAAAAGATTAATATTCTTCCCTAATTATCTAGATTTCCCTTGACTAAGTATATCTGATAACTGAAGCTTTTAATGGTAAAGCATGTGGAAACGAACCACTTTTATCTGAGTGGAATATACAATtgggaagaaaattatttgataaagtAAATACTTTAATTGGTCAGTGTAGATCTTGTTACTAGATAAAATGCCttgaaaagcaaattaaagggctggggatatagttcagttggtagagtgcttgactcacaagcacaaggccatgggttcaatccccagtaccaccaacaaaaaaagaaagaaaagcaaattagtTACTTATTAGTATCTCAACAAAATTTGGAAGATTTAATATTGgtagaacataaataaaattcgTATGACAAGCTAGTTTcatagatttatctttttttcttccttgggtCATTGATAGTTAAATCAGAAATTATACATACAAAAATTTGTAGAGGACTctcatttgatatatttatttttcaaatattcattgaacTATTATTTCTTGTAAAGCACCAAAATAAGGTCTGTTAAGAACAAGTAAACAATAAGCTTTAGTATAAGCTCTATGAAATAGGACccaaattactttatttattcttgtaAGTTTAgtgtttaaatatttgttaaattgcaTTAAATGAATTGAATCAATGAATAATTACATGGGTAATAAatagttatgcataatattaGGAGGGTTTCTACCATTATTGGTAGATCAGATTGGAGATTAAATATAACATGAGTATCCCCCAGgaatttaatcatttttactGAGAGAGAAGCCCCTCAATAAGGGTGTCACAGATGCTTTCATAATAGAGAATATCATGACATGCAGGCCACCTAAAATTTCCTGTATATCGTGCTCCACATTTAGAATATCCCGGGTGTCCAGCTGCTATGGGATCTAAGTACGATGGCTACAATTGGGTAGTCATCCCCAAATACCACCTCCAGCACTACACAACACCTCTAAATCTCAGAAGCTGAAATACAGAGGTGTTTGTTTGCTATCTGTACCATTAACTACAGTATGTATGTCTGAAATGCTGTGAAGTTCAAGTGCGTAATGACAGGAAGGAAACCTAACTCACCTGCTACCAGCTGGGTTTCCAGAGGTGTTAAGTACCTCCATGACTCAAAGGTAGCTGAGATAACTAATAGCTCTCATTTCTATGCAAGCTAATCAACTTAGTTGAGAGTAGGTTCTAAGAGTAGACAGAAATTCTCTCTTGGCTGGTGTTAACACCATCTGAATAGATACAAAGTACCTAGAATTGGAGGGTCATTGGACCCTAAAAGAATATAGCTAGCTGTATCTGGAACCTAAAGGACACTGTCTTATTCAGTTTCTTAATTAGGGTGATTAGGGTCAAGAAGTACAAAACAGGGATGGGCTACATttcagtgtcagagcacttgcctagcacatgtaaggtactgggttcaatccttagcactgcatgaaaataaataaaataaaggcatgctgttcatctacaattacaaaaaaatatttttaaaatataaacattgccAGTAATATCCAGTGAATTCTATTaggttttgcatttctttgattggtCTGGTCTTTCTTCTCAAAGGCACTAATATTTTGGCATCATGTAGATTCATCTGTGAAGATAATATGGCATGACCAcagtctttaaaaatgttaaatttcatcCAGAAATGCTTTCACTGACAGTAGTTTAGTACCTCCCAAACCAGTTAAgacatgtaaataaaatgcaaataaattaagACATTATTCTCATATCATGACACTTCTAGCCTGCAAGAATGCaccatctgtgaaccaggaaaTGAACCTTCACCAGGCACCAAATCTGACTTCATCTTGTACTTGCCAGCCTCCGGaactattagaaataaatttctattgtttctaaGCTACTTATTTGTgctatattttgttatagtagctcaAATGGATTAAGACAGGATAGAAGAGAAGACTGCCTATCCATCTATTGGTTCCTGTCCCCCGTTGGTGAAAGAGTGGTTAATGTTTTCACTTTTTCAGATTTGCTCATGTATCAGAAAGGCTGGATGGGTTCTATCAGGATTTCCACACAGTAATAGTAACTCTCCATTGGCATGCTCAAGGAACTGATATCGAATCTTGTAGTTGCAGCTGTATGGTGGCAAGCTGGCAGCATGATTGTACCTCATCATTCTAGTTGGGAAAACAACACCTCCATTCTTTTTTTGAGGGTGGGcaggtactagaaattgaactcaggggcactcaaccactgtgccacatccccagccctattttgtattttatttagagacagggtctcaatgagttgcttagtgccttgcttttgctgaggctggctttgaactcacaatcatcctgtctcagcctcccaagcaattgggattacagacgtgcaccaccacacatgcgccaccacacctggctagcaCCTCCATTCTTGACATCAATGGAAACTTGGTTCAAACCTTGTGATTAAAATTAACCATGCAATGCCTTAAATACAGCGCTACAGTGGGTTTCCCAGGAACTGTGCAGGAAGTCAACTCTTTTTCTGAGAGCAGACTACTGGGAATCAGTCTTGGCCTACTTAAGTTTTATCTATCAGTTCAAAACCACAGCTTAGAAACTCACTCAGTCATCTGTTCatcttgtgtttttttattaGCATCTATTAATCCCTTACTGTCATCCTAACAGGATTTCAAGATGAAACCATGTGTACATTCTGCTGTATTTATCCAGAAGCCACATATGAAACttttactatttaaattttttcttttttttccgtgAAGGTGTGACTGATATTACAAAAGATCCAGACTTTGATGGAATCTATGATGAAGACTTGAATGAAGATCCAACATATGATCCCAATAGTCCTGAAGAAAAAGCTGTATTTATGAAATATGCTGAATATATGATGCTTAAGTTGACATTCAGTACCACACAAGTTCAACAAtatgaaaatgtctttatatttGATACAGCCTATTGGCTTACCAATGCTATACAATGTAATCAGGATTATCTTGATATCTGTACCTACCAGAGATTACAGCAAAGGTTGTATCTTCAAAAAAAACTTATTCAAAAACACTTTGAGAAGAAAAGTGAAATCAGAAGAGGCATAGGCTATCTAAAGTTGATATGTTTTCTGATTCCATTTTTACtgagtttaaaaaagaagatgaaagtcCCATACTTAAATGGTCTGCTTCAGCCTTATTCAGGTAAGATACCACCAAAAGTCAAATATAagatatacattaaatatatatatttaaattcagttttttcaAGTATGTGGTTCTAGGCATGTAAAAtgttaagaataagaaaacaaaatttaatgtctccaatgtaatgaaaaatatgtgacatacataattatttttatatactatgcATTTTGTGTTCTCAAAATGCATTATAGgggatgaggttgtggctcagcagtagagtgctagcctagcaaatgcaaggcactaggtttgattcttagcatcacataaaaataaataaaagtattgtgtccaactacaactaaaaatatatttttaaaaaatgcattatggggttgtagctcaggattATCTT is a window encoding:
- the Asnsd1 gene encoding asparagine synthetase domain-containing protein 1 isoform X3; the encoded protein is MKEIILTGIGADEQLAGYSRHRVRFQTLGLEGLNEEIAMELDRISSRNLGRDDRVIADHGKEARFPFLDENVVSFLNSLPIWEKANLTLPRGVGEKLILRLAAVELGLTASALLPKRAMQFGSRIAKMEKNNEKASDKCDRLQTISSENLSFKKGD